In Haloterrigena turkmenica DSM 5511, a single genomic region encodes these proteins:
- a CDS encoding 50S ribosomal protein L6: MRVELETPDNVTVEIDHLDVTVEGPEGSVTRRLWYPDVTVDVEGDSVVIESESEDAKTNATVGTFESHLTNAFHGVTEGWEYKMEVFYSHFPMQVRVEGDEVVIENFLGEKAARRTTIHGDTEVSVDDEALTLSGPNKEDVGQTAADIEQLTRVSGKDTRVFQDGVYITEKPATGGA, encoded by the coding sequence ATGCGAGTTGAACTGGAAACCCCTGACAACGTAACCGTCGAGATCGACCACCTCGACGTAACCGTCGAGGGACCGGAGGGGAGCGTCACGCGACGCCTCTGGTACCCCGACGTGACCGTCGACGTCGAAGGCGACAGCGTGGTTATCGAAAGCGAGTCCGAGGACGCGAAGACGAACGCGACCGTCGGCACCTTCGAGAGCCACCTCACCAACGCCTTCCACGGCGTGACCGAGGGCTGGGAGTACAAGATGGAAGTCTTCTACTCTCACTTCCCGATGCAGGTCCGCGTGGAGGGCGACGAGGTCGTCATCGAGAACTTCCTCGGCGAAAAGGCAGCGCGACGAACGACTATCCACGGTGACACCGAAGTCTCCGTCGACGACGAGGCGCTGACGCTCTCCGGTCCGAACAAGGAGGACGTCGGCCAGACGGCGGCAGACATCGAGCAGCTGACACGCGTCAGCGGCAAGGACACCCGCGTCTTCCAGGACGGGGTCTACATCACCGAGAAACCCGCGACCGGAGGTGCCTGA
- a CDS encoding 50S ribosomal protein L19e produces MTDLSAQKRLAADVLDVGENRVWLDPEAQSDIAEAITRDEIRELVDEGRIQADDAKGNSRGRARERNEKRAYGHRKGPGKRRGKKGARQNEKEEWQDKIRAQRRKLRDLRDKGELTPTQYRELYKKAGGGEFRSVRYLMNYIDENYGDQ; encoded by the coding sequence ATGACTGATCTCTCCGCACAGAAGCGACTCGCAGCCGACGTCCTGGACGTCGGAGAGAACCGCGTCTGGCTCGACCCCGAAGCCCAGAGCGACATCGCCGAAGCGATCACTCGCGACGAAATCCGCGAACTCGTCGACGAGGGTCGCATTCAGGCCGACGACGCCAAGGGCAACTCCCGCGGCCGCGCTCGAGAACGCAACGAGAAGCGCGCCTACGGCCACCGCAAGGGCCCGGGCAAGCGCCGCGGCAAGAAGGGCGCCCGCCAGAACGAGAAGGAAGAGTGGCAGGACAAGATTCGCGCACAGCGACGGAAGCTGCGTGACCTCCGCGACAAGGGCGAACTTACGCCCACGCAGTACCGCGAGCTCTACAAGAAGGCTGGCGGCGGGGAGTTCCGTAGCGTCCGGTACCTGATGAACTACATCGACGAAAACTACGGTGACCAATAA
- a CDS encoding 50S ribosomal protein L14, protein MEAMKADVTQGLKKGSLITCADNTGARELKVISVSGYHGTKNRQPKAGLGDKVTVSVTKGTPEMRRQVLEAVIVRQRKSIRRPDGTRLKFEDNAAVIIDENEEPRGTEIKGPIAREVAERFGAIASTATMIV, encoded by the coding sequence ATGGAGGCGATGAAAGCCGACGTCACCCAGGGTCTGAAGAAGGGATCCCTGATCACGTGCGCCGACAACACTGGCGCGCGTGAACTGAAGGTCATCAGCGTCTCGGGCTACCACGGCACCAAGAACCGCCAGCCGAAGGCGGGACTCGGTGACAAGGTGACCGTCTCGGTCACGAAGGGTACCCCCGAGATGCGCCGCCAGGTCCTCGAGGCAGTGATCGTCCGCCAGCGGAAGTCGATCCGCCGGCCCGACGGCACCCGCCTCAAGTTCGAGGACAACGCGGCCGTCATCATCGACGAGAACGAGGAGCCCCGCGGGACGGAGATCAAGGGGCCGATCGCCCGCGAAGTCGCAGAACGCTTCGGAGCAATCGCCTCTACGGCGACGATGATCGTATAG
- a CDS encoding 30S ribosomal protein S14, producing the protein MSESETESDVENERTGEHAAKRTGQEEACQRCGRKQGLVGKYDINLCRQCFREIARDMGFKKYR; encoded by the coding sequence ATGAGTGAAAGCGAAACCGAAAGCGACGTAGAAAACGAGCGCACGGGCGAGCACGCCGCAAAGCGCACGGGGCAGGAAGAGGCCTGCCAGCGCTGTGGTCGCAAGCAGGGGTTGGTCGGCAAGTACGACATCAACCTCTGTCGGCAGTGCTTCCGTGAGATCGCTCGCGACATGGGATTCAAGAAGTATCGATAA
- a CDS encoding 30S ribosomal protein S8: MTGNDPLSNALSGLDNAESVGHLTHEVTPASNEIGSVLEVFYDRGYIDGFEYVDDGKAGQFEVELKGAINECGPVKPRYSAGAEDFEKWEKRYLPARDFGALVVTTSSGIMSHYEAREQGIGGQVIAYVY; the protein is encoded by the coding sequence ATGACTGGAAACGATCCACTCAGTAACGCGCTCTCGGGGCTCGACAACGCCGAGAGCGTGGGACATCTCACCCACGAGGTAACGCCCGCCTCGAACGAGATCGGCAGCGTGCTCGAGGTCTTCTACGACCGCGGGTACATCGACGGCTTCGAGTACGTCGACGACGGTAAAGCCGGTCAGTTCGAGGTCGAATTGAAAGGAGCGATCAACGAGTGTGGCCCCGTCAAGCCCCGCTACAGCGCCGGTGCCGAGGACTTCGAGAAGTGGGAGAAGCGCTATCTCCCCGCTCGAGACTTCGGTGCGCTCGTCGTCACGACGAGCAGTGGCATCATGAGCCACTACGAGGCGCGTGAGCAGGGAATCGGCGGCCAGGTGATCGCATACGTCTACTAA
- the rplX gene encoding 50S ribosomal protein L24 → MSEQPSKQRNQTERAPLHKRQKQLHATLSDELREEYDTRRTRVNAGDTVEVLRGDHAGDEGEVLRAILEDGTIHVEDVTVETADGEEVPRPLDPSNVRITELDLEDERREARLEGDSE, encoded by the coding sequence ATGAGCGAACAACCATCCAAACAGCGAAATCAGACGGAGCGTGCACCGCTGCACAAGCGACAGAAGCAGCTCCACGCGACGCTGTCCGACGAGCTCCGAGAGGAGTACGACACCCGTCGAACCCGCGTCAACGCGGGCGACACGGTCGAGGTCCTGCGCGGCGACCACGCCGGCGACGAAGGCGAGGTCCTGCGCGCGATCCTCGAGGACGGAACGATTCACGTCGAAGACGTGACGGTCGAGACGGCCGACGGCGAAGAGGTGCCGCGACCGCTCGACCCGTCGAACGTCCGTATCACGGAGCTCGACCTCGAGGACGAGCGTCGCGAGGCACGCCTCGAAGGTGATAGCGAATGA
- a CDS encoding 30S ribosomal protein S4e translates to MTKHQKRLSVPKSWPVERKTETFTVKAGAGPHGEEGVPLVVLLRDVLGYVDSKKEARYALSEDAILVNGEPINDEKRPIGIFDIVAFPGREEYFRVFPDEGGRLALTEIDEDAAGSRLGKIEGKQQVPGGDTQLTLHDGTNVLVEDGSEYDTTDSIVVDNDDKSIVAHFPFEEGALVTAVRGNHGGKIGEIDAIDITPGSGPNTVGVSTDDDGFETIQEYIVVIDENFTGDDE, encoded by the coding sequence ATGACGAAACACCAGAAACGACTGTCAGTACCGAAGTCCTGGCCGGTCGAACGCAAGACGGAGACGTTCACGGTCAAGGCCGGCGCCGGCCCGCACGGCGAAGAGGGCGTTCCCCTCGTCGTCTTGCTGCGGGACGTCCTCGGCTACGTCGACTCGAAGAAGGAAGCGCGATACGCCCTGAGCGAGGACGCGATCCTCGTCAACGGGGAGCCGATCAACGACGAGAAGCGACCGATCGGCATCTTCGACATCGTCGCGTTCCCCGGTCGTGAGGAGTACTTCCGCGTCTTCCCCGACGAGGGCGGTCGGCTCGCGCTGACCGAGATCGACGAGGACGCCGCCGGAAGCCGCCTCGGCAAGATCGAGGGCAAGCAGCAGGTCCCCGGCGGGGACACGCAGCTGACCCTCCACGACGGGACCAACGTCCTCGTCGAGGACGGCAGCGAGTACGACACGACCGACTCGATCGTCGTCGACAACGACGACAAATCGATCGTCGCCCACTTCCCGTTCGAGGAGGGCGCGCTCGTGACGGCCGTCCGTGGCAACCACGGCGGCAAGATCGGCGAGATCGACGCGATCGACATCACGCCGGGCAGCGGTCCGAACACCGTCGGCGTCTCGACGGACGACGACGGGTTCGAGACGATTCAGGAGTACATCGTCGTGATCGACGAGAACTTCACGGGTGATGACGAATGA
- a CDS encoding 50S ribosomal protein L5 — translation MSEADAGEFHEMREPRVEKVVVHMGVGQGGRELGKAEDIIEEVTGQESVRTQAKRTEPDFGIRQGDPIGTKVTLRDDDAYDFLETALPLANISAKQFDDTGNFSFGVEEHTEFPSQEYDPNVGIYGLDVTVNMVRPGYRVSKRDKATRSIPSRHRLTPEDAIAFLEANFDVTVEEADDE, via the coding sequence ATGAGCGAAGCTGACGCCGGCGAGTTCCACGAGATGCGCGAACCGCGCGTCGAGAAGGTCGTCGTCCACATGGGCGTCGGTCAGGGCGGTCGAGAACTCGGCAAGGCCGAGGACATCATCGAAGAGGTCACGGGTCAGGAGAGCGTCCGGACCCAGGCGAAACGGACCGAACCCGACTTCGGCATTCGCCAGGGCGACCCGATCGGCACGAAGGTTACCCTTCGCGACGACGACGCCTACGACTTCCTCGAGACGGCACTGCCGCTCGCGAACATCTCGGCTAAACAGTTCGACGACACGGGCAACTTCAGCTTCGGCGTCGAGGAACACACCGAGTTCCCGAGCCAGGAGTACGACCCGAACGTCGGGATCTACGGGCTGGACGTCACCGTCAACATGGTGCGCCCGGGCTACCGCGTCTCCAAGCGCGACAAAGCCACCCGCTCGATCCCGTCGCGACACCGACTGACCCCCGAGGACGCCATCGCGTTCCTCGAGGCGAACTTCGACGTGACCGTCGAGGAGGCAGACGATGAGTGA
- a CDS encoding 50S ribosomal protein L32e: protein MADEEPQELEDISGVGASKADALRDAGFESIEDIKEADQDDLAEAEGIGNALAARIKADVGDLEVTEETEAEIEDEGAEEEEPEEDVETELQPRGLTEKTPDLSEEEQRLLNRRKSEGKPQFNRQDYHKKKRTPESWRRPRGQLSKQRRGIKGKGPKVQAGYRTPKTVRGKHPSGFEEVYVENTDDLEGVDGDTEAVRISSSVGARKRERIEEQAEEQGVRVLNPTYEEVEVESND, encoded by the coding sequence ATGGCAGACGAAGAACCACAGGAACTCGAGGACATCAGCGGCGTCGGCGCGAGCAAGGCCGACGCGCTGCGCGATGCCGGTTTCGAGTCCATCGAGGACATCAAAGAGGCCGACCAGGACGACCTGGCCGAGGCCGAGGGCATCGGGAACGCACTCGCTGCACGTATCAAGGCCGACGTCGGTGACCTCGAGGTCACCGAGGAGACCGAGGCCGAGATCGAAGACGAGGGCGCCGAGGAAGAAGAGCCGGAGGAGGACGTCGAAACGGAGCTGCAGCCCCGTGGGCTGACCGAGAAGACGCCCGATCTCTCCGAGGAAGAACAACGGCTGCTCAACCGCCGCAAGAGCGAGGGCAAGCCGCAGTTCAACCGACAGGACTACCACAAGAAAAAGCGGACGCCCGAATCCTGGCGTCGACCCCGCGGCCAGCTATCGAAGCAGCGCCGCGGCATCAAGGGCAAGGGTCCGAAGGTCCAGGCCGGCTACCGCACGCCGAAGACCGTTCGGGGCAAACACCCCAGCGGCTTCGAGGAAGTCTACGTCGAGAACACGGACGACCTCGAGGGCGTCGACGGCGACACCGAGGCGGTCCGAATCTCCTCCTCGGTCGGCGCGCGCAAGCGCGAACGGATCGAGGAACAGGCCGAGGAGCAGGGCGTTCGCGTCCTGAACCCGACCTACGAGGAAGTCGAGGTGGAATCCAATGACTGA
- a CDS encoding 50S ribosomal protein L18, translating to MATGPRYKVPMRRRREVRTDYHQRLRLLKSGKPRLVARKSNKHTTAQLITPGPQGDETLASAHSSDLEEYGWEAPTSNISAAYLTGLLAGQRAVEAGVEEAVLDIGLNTATPGNKVFAVQEGAIDAGLEIPHNDSVLADWSRTRGEHIAEYAEQRDEPLYSGDFDATDLPEHFDEVREAILE from the coding sequence ATGGCGACAGGACCACGATACAAAGTTCCGATGCGGCGTCGCCGTGAGGTCCGGACGGACTACCATCAGAGGTTGCGCCTGCTGAAATCGGGCAAACCGCGCCTCGTCGCTCGCAAGAGCAACAAGCACACTACGGCGCAGCTGATAACCCCCGGACCACAGGGCGACGAGACGCTCGCGAGCGCACACTCGAGCGATCTCGAGGAGTACGGTTGGGAAGCCCCCACGAGTAACATTTCCGCGGCGTACCTGACCGGCCTGCTGGCCGGCCAGCGAGCCGTCGAGGCCGGCGTCGAGGAAGCGGTACTCGACATCGGTCTCAACACCGCGACACCCGGCAACAAGGTGTTCGCGGTGCAGGAGGGGGCCATCGACGCCGGCCTCGAGATCCCGCACAACGACAGCGTGCTCGCGGACTGGTCGCGTACCCGCGGCGAACACATCGCCGAGTACGCCGAGCAGCGAGACGAGCCGCTCTACAGCGGCGATTTCGACGCAACGGACCTACCAGAACACTTCGACGAGGTACGAGAGGCGATTCTCGAATGA